One Comamonas odontotermitis genomic window, CGCGGGTCTACTACCCGGGCCTCAAGAGCCATCCGCAGCACGAGCTGGCCATGCGCCAGCAAAACGGCCTGGGCGGCGCTGTGCTGTCGTTCGATGTGCGTGGCCACAATGCCGAGCAATTGCGTGCCAACGCCTTCCATGTGATCGACAGCACCTTGCTGTGCAGCATCACCGCCAACCTGGGCGATGTGAAAACCACCATCACCCACCCGGCCAGTACCTCGCACGGCCGCCTGACCGAAGAGCAGCGCCAGGCCGCTGGCGTGGGCCAGGGCCTGATTCGCATTTCCGTGGGGCTGGAGCATCTGGATGACCTGAAAGCCGATCTCTCCCGCGGACTGGATACCCTCAAATGACACAAAAAGTACGTACCCGATTCGCACCTTCGCCGACCGGCTTCATCCACCTGGGCAACATCCGCTCGGCCCTGTATCCCTGGGCCTTTGCGCGCGCCAACGAGGGTGATTTCATCCTGCGTATCGAAGACACCGACCTGGAGCGCTCGACGCAGGCATCGGTCGATGTCATTCTGGAAGGCATGGCCTGGTTGCAACTGACCCCTGATGAAGGCCCGTTCTACCAGATGCAGCGCATGGACCGCTACAAGGAAGTGCTGGCCACCTTGCAGGAAAAGGGGGCAGTCTACCCCTGCTACATGAGCATGGAAGAGCTGGACGCACTGCGCGAAAAGCAGATGGCCAACAAGGAAAAGCCGCGCTATGACGGTACCTGGCGGCCAGAGCCTGGCAAAGTGCTGCCTCCGGTGCCGGAAGGGGTCAAGCCCGTGCTGCGCTTCAAGACGCCGTTGACCGGCGTGGTCGGCTGGGACGACAAGTGCAAGGGCCATATCGAGTTCCAGAACTCGGAGCTGGATGACCTCGTGATCACGCGCCCCGATGGCACACCCACCTACAACTTCTGCGTCTGTGTGGACGACATGGACATGAACATCACCCACGTGATCCGGGGTGACGACCATGTCAACAACACGCCGCGCCAGATTCACATCTTTGAGGCGCTGGGTGCGACCGTGCCCGTGTTTGCCCATCTGCCCACTGTGCTCAACGAGCTGGGCGAAAAGATGAGCAAGCGCAATGGCGCCAAGGCCGTCACCCAGTACCGCGATGAGGGCTACCTGCCCGATGCCATGGTGAACTACCTGGCGCGCCTGGGCTGGAGTCACGGCGATGATGAGATCTTCTCGCGCCAGCAGTTCCTGGAGTGGTTCAACCTGGACCACCTGGGCCGCAGCGCGGGCCAGTTTGACGAGGCCAAGCTGCGCTGGGTGAATGCACAGCACATGAAGATGACGCCTGACGATGAGCTGGCTGCCATGGTGATGCCCTTCCTGCAGAAGCTGGGGCTCGACTCCAGAGAGCTGTCTGATGGTCGTCTGCCACGCATCTGCGGCCTCTTCAAGGACCGCTGCGACACCCTGGTCGACCTGGCCAACTGGGCCCAGGTGTTCTACCGCGATCCGCAGCCGAGCGCGGAAGACCTGGCTCAGCATGTCACGGCAGAGATCACGCCGGTGATCGATGAACTGCTGCAGGTGCTGGAGCAGGGCGACTGGAGCAAGGAATCGATCAGCGCCGGTTTCAAGCAGGTGCTCAAGACCCATGGCATCAAGATGCCCCAACTGGCAATGCCAGTGCGGGTTTTGGCTGTGGGCACGGCCCACACCCCATCGGTGGATGCGGTGCTTGCATTGCTGGGTCGTGAAAAAATTACCGAAAGACTCCAAAAGCGATAAAATTCACCCTATAATTCAAGTCTTTGGTGAGCAGCACTTAATAACTGAGGGTTGTTTGCCAGGATTTTGGGGGTATAGCTCAGCTGGGAGAGCGCTTGCATGGCATGCAAGAGGTCATCGGTTCGATCCCGTTTACCTCCACCAAGATTTGTCGGAAACGATGCGTTTTTAATGAATCGGTTCTTAGGTTTTGACCCTATCGTCTAGAGGCCTAGGACATCACCCTTTCACGGTGAGTACCGGGGTTCGAATCCCCGTAGGGTCGCCAAGTTTGAAGCGCTTGATGCTATATAATAGCTAGCAAAGCTTCCTGCCAGGAGTGGTAGTTCAGTTGGTTAGAATACCGGCCTGTCACGCCGGGGGGCGCGGGTTCGAGTCCCGTCCACTCCGCCATTTGGTCAGTCGCTTGATGCAAAAAGCGCCTTTGTATGAAGAGGGCGCTTTTTTAATCGGTTACTGAAAAGTAGTTCCAGGTTTTGACCCTATCGTCTAGAGGCCTAGGACATCACCCTTTCACGGTGAGTACCGGGGTTCGAATCCCCGTAGGGTCGCCAAGTTTGAAGCGCTTGATGCTATATAATAGCTAGCAAAGCTTCCTGCCAGGAGTGGTAGTTCAGTTGGTTAGAATACCGGCCTGTCACGCCGGGGGTCGCGGGTTCGAGTCCCGTCCACTCCGCCACAGTTTTTGAATGTTTTTAGATCGATCCAAGACGCGAAGGGATCGCGAAGCTGTACTGAAGTACAGCGAGTGATCCCGACAAAGTATTGGGTTGATATAAAAATATTGGGGGGTATAGCTCAGCTGGGAGAGCGCTTGCATGGCATGCAAGAGGTCATCGGTTCGATCCCGTTTACCTCCACCAAATAAAACACGCTGGCTGGAAACAGCCAGAAGTTCTAGGATTGACCCTATCGTCTAGAGGCCTAGGACATCACCCTTTCACGGTGAGTACCGGGGTTCGAATCCCCGTAGGGTCGCCAAGTTTGAAGCGCTTGATGCTATATAATAGCTAGCAAAGCTTCCTGCCAGGAGTGGTAGTTCAGTTGGTTAGAATACCGGCCTGTCACGCCGGGGGTCGCGGGTTCGAGTCCCGTCCACTCCGCCACAGTTTTTGAATGTTTTTAGATCGATCCAAGACTCGAAGGGATCGCGAAGCTGTACTGAAGTACAGCGAGTGATCCCGACAAAGTATTGGGTTGATATAAAAATATTGGGGGGTATAGCTCAGCTGGGAGAGCGCTTGCATGGCATGCAAGAGGTCATCGGTTCGATCCCGTTTACCTCCACCAAATAAAACACGCTGGCTGGAAACAGCCAGAAGTTCTAGGATTGACCCTATCGTCTAGAGGCCTAGGACATCACCCTTTCACGGTGAGTACCGGGGTTCGAATCCCCGTAGGGTCGCCAAGTTTGAAGCGCTTGATGCTATATAATAGCTAGCAAAGCTTCCTGCCAGGAGTGGTAGTTCAGTTGGTTAGAATACCGGCCTGTCACGCCGGGGGTCGCGGGTTCGAGTCCCGTCCACTCCGCCAGATTCCAAGCCCTCTTGCTTTGCGCAAGAGGGCTTTTTGTTTGCGCTCTTATTTCTCTTCTGAACCATTGGCGAAACGCGCATGCACATAGAAAAATGCCTTCCCATACCGGGAAGGCATTTTGTTGTGGGTATGGCGATTTACTTGGGGGCCAGGCGAATCGCGCCATCCAGGCGGATCACTTCGCCATTGAGCATGTCGTTTTCGATGATCTGCTTGACGAGCTTGGCATAGTCTTCCGGCTTGCCAAGGCGGCTGGGGAAGGGCACACCAGCTGCCAGCGCGTCCTGCACTTCCTGGGGCATGCCAAACAGCATGGGCGTGCCGAAGATGCCAGGCGCAATTGTCATGTTGCGGATGCCGTTGCGGGCGAGGTCGCGGGCAATCGGCAGTGTCATGCCCACCACCCCGCCTTTGGACGCCGCATACGCTGCCTGGCCAATCTGGCCGTCATAGGCGGCCACGCTAGCCGTGGAGATCAGCACGCCGCGCTCACCGGTGGCCTCAGGCTCGTTCTTGCTCATGGCGGTGGCAGCCAGGCGGATCATGTTGAAGCTGCCGATGAGGTTGACGGTGATCGTCTTGCTGAAGACGTCGAGCGAATGCGCACCGTTCTTGCCCACCGTCTTTTCAGCCGGAGCAATGCCTGCGCAATTGACGAGGCCGAACAGCTTGCCCAGCGAAACGGCCTTGTCGACCACAGCCTGCGCCTGCTCGGCATTGGAGACATCGCATTTGACGAAAGCGCCGCCCAGCTCCTTGGCGATGGCCTCGCCTTTGTCTGCATTCATGTCAGCGATGACGACGGTCGCGCCTTCCTTGGCCAGCATGCGTGCCGTGCCTTCGCCCAGGCCCGATGCGCCGCCGGTGACGATGAATACCTTGTTTGAAATCTGCATTGCCGTGTCTCCTTGTTGAGCAGATGGTGTCGATGGATCTCAGAATAGAATCTCAGGCGCTTCACAGTACGAGGGCCTTGCATATTCCACGTTGACGTTAACGTCAATTAATCAGCATCTTACCCGAGGGCGGGTGCTTTTCCAGTCGCAAAAAAAGCCCGTGAACGGGCTTTTTGTGTCAGTGCAGCGGTATTTTCGCCAGGCATTACTGGAAGCCAGCGCGGTCCAGCATCTGTTGCACCTTGCCCATGTTGGCGCCCACGGCGCTGATGGGGATGGTTTCGCTCTTGAATGGCTTGCCCTGGGTCATGGATTTGAGGGCAGGGTTGTCCACTTGCACGTTCTTGGCAGCCGGCCACTCGTTGTTGCCATTGGCAAAGTAGGTCTGTGCTTCGGGGCTGGCCAGGTATTCCAGGAACTTGACGGCATTGTCCTTGTTCTTGGTGTACTTGGCGATGGCGCCGCCAGCAATGTTCAGGTGGGTGCCGTAGCTGTTCTGGTTGGGGAACACCACGCCCACCTTGTTGGCGACTGCCACATCCTCCGGATTGTTGGAGCGCAGCATGCGCGCAAAGTAATAGCTGTTGGTGACAGCGATATCGCATTCACCGGCCGCTACAGCCTTGATCTGGTCGGTGTCGCCACCCTTGGGAGGGCGCGCAAGATTGTCCTTGACGCCCTGCAGCCATTGCTGGGCCTTCTGCTCGCCCATGTGCTCGGTCACGGCGCCGAACATGCTCAGGTTGTAAGGGTGGGAGCCCGAGCGGATGCAGATCTTGCCCTTGTTCTTGGGGTCGGCCAGGGCTTCGTAGGTGTCGACGTCTTCCTTTTTCACCTTGACCTTGTTATAGGCGATGATACGGGCGCGGGTGGACAGGCCAAACCATGCAATACCGCCATCCGCTTCAGGTTGGGCGCGCAGGTTGGCAGGGATGACTTCTTCGAGCTTTTGCGAGCGGATGGGCAGGAACAGGCCATCTTTTTCGCCGCGGTACAGGCGTGCGGCGTCCACCATCAGGATCACATCGGCAGGCGATGCCGCACCTTCGGCCTTGAGGCGGGCGATGATGCCTGCGTCGTCTGAATCCACGCGGTTGATCTTGATGCCCGTCGCCTTGGTGAAGTTGGTGTACAAGGCTTCGTCGGTCGAGTAATGGCGGGCCGAGTACAGGTTGACGACTTCTTCAGCCTGGGCGGCAGCACCGGCGGAGACGAGGGCACATGCGAGTGCCAGGGCTTTGAGAGATTGCATACGGCAGATAGGGGCCAGGAACAAAGATGCCCGATCTTAATTCAAACAAGAATTATTCCCAATTGTTTTTTGAATCTCAGTGGATGTGGCGCAAGTTGATCGGGGGTGACAAGCTTTGTACGAATCTGATGAGGATCTGGCAAAGCGCTCCGGGTCTGCCTTGTTCAGGCTGCAGCCAAAAAAAAGCCCGGTGTGAACCGGGCTTTAAAAGGATCCATGAAACTAGGTTTCGAAAAGATCCAAGGAGACAACTGGGTGTGTTGAATTTCTCAACACAATGGTGCAATTCTAGGGTTAACCCTTTGCTCTGTCCAGCGCTCTTTCTGCGTTTTTACCAAACTGTAGGAGTTTGGCAACAAGAGGCGGAAAAAGCGTGTGAATCCATTGCTACGAGTTCACCAAGCGAGAATGGCGCCGAATTAACGCTTCTTGGCAGCGGTACCAACGTTGCCAGCAGCCTTCACCACATTGTTGGTGATGGTGTTGAAGTTGGTTTCAGCCACTTCGCCAGCTTGCTTGACGGCCTTTTGCACGCTGTCATAGGCGTTGTTGGCGGCAGCAACGGCGGTCTTCATCACAGCCACGGCGCTTTCGGAACCAGCAGGTGCATTCTTGGCAGCGGTGTCCACGAATTCGTTGAACTTGGCTTGGGCTTCGCCGGCTTGCGATTCGAAAGCCTTGCTGAATTCCAGGCTGGTAGCAGCAGCGATTTCGTACAGGTGACGGCTGTAGGCAGCAGACTTTTCAGCCATGGGCTGCAGCAGGCCAGCTTGCACGCTGATCAGGTCTTGGGCGTTCTTTGCATCCAGCACCGACTTGGCGTTGGTGGCTGCATCGTTCAGGGCAGCGCGGGTGGCGGCAACATTCAGTTCCACCAGCTTTTCCACGCCTTCGAAGGCCTTGTTGGTCAGGCCAACGAGGGTTTCCAGGTTAGCTTTGTGTGCAGCCAGGATTTGATCAGGGGTCAATGCCATTTTCTTGCTCCGTTTAGTCAGTCAAACATTCAAGGTCAAGATCCGGATGCCGGTCTGCATCCGTGATCCTTGTGCATTGCGATCATTTTGCTGCACTGCACAATAATCGTTATTGTATGGATCTGAAATGCTTTTGCAAGTGTTTTTTGTGCACTGCAGCAACAAAGTGTTTTTTATTTGAATTCAAGCGGCTACCGGGCGGTAGATTGGTTGAAAAGGCAACCAGTTTGCCTGCGGCGACCCTCGCCTGAAAAACCTCTTTCAGCCTCTTTCTGTATTTGTAGCGCTGCTTTGTTTCAGAGGTGTGGCAAAGCGTGCCTCGTCCAGCGATTCATACCTTGCGTGGTGACAGGCCAGCGTCTCTTGTCGCTTTTACAATGCCAGCCGCCTTGAACACATTCCTGAACGGCCATGCCATGAGCAATATGCCAGCCACAGCCGCACCTCAGCGGCCACAGCCGCAGCTGCGCGGCGCCTATGCCCATTTTCAACGCATCACCACACGGTGGTCCGACAACGACGTCTATGGCCATGTCAACAATGTCGTCTATTACAGCTGGTTTGATGCAGCGGTGAATCGCTATCTGATCGAGCAGGGCGCGCTCGATATTCACGCGGGCGGGACGATTGGTCTGGTGATCGAGACCCATTGCAACTACTTTGCGCCGGTGGCCTTCCCGCAGGAGGTGGATGTGGGCATCCGGGTGGCCAGCGTGGGCCGTAGCAGTGTTCGCTACGAGGTGGGTATTTTTGTGGTGGGTGAGGAGGCCAGTGCGGCCTGCGGCCATTTTGTGCATGTGTATGTGGATCGCACCGAACGCAGGCCGGTGGCGCTGCCTGCCGCCTTGCTCCGGGCGGTTACGGCCATTCAGCTGCAGGGGTAGCTGCGGCGGCGTGCGCCTGCGCAATCGCCTACACTTGGCAGGTTGCGACCATATGAAAAGGCGCAGGGCATTGAGGCCATTCACCGGCAGCCGGTAGTGAGCGCCCCGCGCAGCCAACCAATGATTATCCAAAGTCTGCTGGACACCGACCTGTACAAGTTCACGATGATGCAGGTGGTGCTGCACCAGTTTCCGGGGGCGCAGGTGGAATACCGGTTCCGCTGCCGCAATCCGGGCGTGCAACTGGCGCCTTATGTGGACGAAATCCGCGCCGAGATCCGTGCCCTGTGCCAGCTGCAGTTCAGTGATGACGAGTTGGCCTACCTGCAGTCGATGCGCTTTCTCAAAAGCGATTTCATCGATTTTCTGCGGCTCTACCAACTGAACGAAAAGTACATCACCGTCAGCCCCAAACCCAATGGTGAGATCGACATCGCCATTCGCGGCCCCTGGCTGCACACAGTGCTGTTCGAGATTCCGGTGCTGGCCATTGTCAATGAGGTGTATTTTCGCCATACACAGCCCC contains:
- a CDS encoding 3-hydroxyacyl-CoA dehydrogenase — translated: MQISNKVFIVTGGASGLGEGTARMLAKEGATVVIADMNADKGEAIAKELGGAFVKCDVSNAEQAQAVVDKAVSLGKLFGLVNCAGIAPAEKTVGKNGAHSLDVFSKTITVNLIGSFNMIRLAATAMSKNEPEATGERGVLISTASVAAYDGQIGQAAYAASKGGVVGMTLPIARDLARNGIRNMTIAPGIFGTPMLFGMPQEVQDALAAGVPFPSRLGKPEDYAKLVKQIIENDMLNGEVIRLDGAIRLAPK
- the gltX gene encoding glutamate--tRNA ligase, which codes for MTQKVRTRFAPSPTGFIHLGNIRSALYPWAFARANEGDFILRIEDTDLERSTQASVDVILEGMAWLQLTPDEGPFYQMQRMDRYKEVLATLQEKGAVYPCYMSMEELDALREKQMANKEKPRYDGTWRPEPGKVLPPVPEGVKPVLRFKTPLTGVVGWDDKCKGHIEFQNSELDDLVITRPDGTPTYNFCVCVDDMDMNITHVIRGDDHVNNTPRQIHIFEALGATVPVFAHLPTVLNELGEKMSKRNGAKAVTQYRDEGYLPDAMVNYLARLGWSHGDDEIFSRQQFLEWFNLDHLGRSAGQFDEAKLRWVNAQHMKMTPDDELAAMVMPFLQKLGLDSRELSDGRLPRICGLFKDRCDTLVDLANWAQVFYRDPQPSAEDLAQHVTAEITPVIDELLQVLEQGDWSKESISAGFKQVLKTHGIKMPQLAMPVRVLAVGTAHTPSVDAVLALLGREKITERLQKR
- a CDS encoding extracellular solute-binding protein codes for the protein MQSLKALALACALVSAGAAAQAEEVVNLYSARHYSTDEALYTNFTKATGIKINRVDSDDAGIIARLKAEGAASPADVILMVDAARLYRGEKDGLFLPIRSQKLEEVIPANLRAQPEADGGIAWFGLSTRARIIAYNKVKVKKEDVDTYEALADPKNKGKICIRSGSHPYNLSMFGAVTEHMGEQKAQQWLQGVKDNLARPPKGGDTDQIKAVAAGECDIAVTNSYYFARMLRSNNPEDVAVANKVGVVFPNQNSYGTHLNIAGGAIAKYTKNKDNAVKFLEYLASPEAQTYFANGNNEWPAAKNVQVDNPALKSMTQGKPFKSETIPISAVGANMGKVQQMLDRAGFQ
- a CDS encoding acyl-CoA thioesterase, with amino-acid sequence MSNMPATAAPQRPQPQLRGAYAHFQRITTRWSDNDVYGHVNNVVYYSWFDAAVNRYLIEQGALDIHAGGTIGLVIETHCNYFAPVAFPQEVDVGIRVASVGRSSVRYEVGIFVVGEEASAACGHFVHVYVDRTERRPVALPAALLRAVTAIQLQG
- a CDS encoding phasin family protein, which codes for MALTPDQILAAHKANLETLVGLTNKAFEGVEKLVELNVAATRAALNDAATNAKSVLDAKNAQDLISVQAGLLQPMAEKSAAYSRHLYEIAAATSLEFSKAFESQAGEAQAKFNEFVDTAAKNAPAGSESAVAVMKTAVAAANNAYDSVQKAVKQAGEVAETNFNTITNNVVKAAGNVGTAAKKR